The nucleotide sequence ATGTAAAACTAATAATAGTGTAAATTCATTTTCTTGCAACTGTTTTGCACGTGAAGGCAGTTTGCCATATTTGAATAAAAAATGTTGTTTCAAATATTGAAAACAGTCTAACACTACTTTCTGAAACTGACAACGTGGTTTACTTATTTTTTTGTAAAATCTAATGATTTTTAATGCATTATTCCTTTTTGTTCGGGTTTAAATAGTTATTTTTATTTTCTCCTATCTAAAAAAGCAGCCCACATAAAAAGAAGGCATGACAAAAAGCATGTCATAGCCCCTTTTTCCGAATAAATAGTGTTCAAAAGACAGCCTATCGGCAATAAGGCAAGATTTTATAAACTACGGGAAGTAATTTCCGTAAATCTATTCTTATTCTTTTAAGCTGACAAGCTCGTCAATCACTACTGCTTTTCCTGAAGCAATAGAATGATTTGCTGCGATTCCTGTCAAAATCGACAAAATACCATCTACGTGAGTTGCTGCCCGATTCCACGGATCTTCTTCTTTTTCTTCACCAAATAGATCATCTAATAAACGCGGATCTCCTCCGCCATGTCCGCCCGCTTCTTGTTCGACGATTACCTCATATGGCTCACCGAACATCGGATAGACATGGATGGACTGAAGAACGGCTGCTCCTTCATCCTTTTTATCTCCACCTGCATTGATGTAAGACTTTTCGATCACTTTCATTTCGATCCGTCCTTTGCTGCCATTGAAAGAAACATTGAATCCTTCCCACGGCATATACGCGTTTAGCGAATACGTCAAAATCGCACCAGTTTCATATTTGACCGTTACGCCTAGTGTATCTTCAATAGAGATATCATCGGAAAATACACTGCGGTCACGAATATATCCACTGTCTTTTTCTGCTTCTAAATACATTTCTCGCAATTCCTCATTGGCTGACAGGTCTATAGCAAATGGATCAGCTTTAGCTAGTTCGCTTCCATAGCATCGACTGTAAAATATTTCTACTCCGCGTTTCTCCGCATTATGCATCCCATAAAAGTTTAATCCACCGAATGCAAATACCTTTTGGGGACGGCTGTTCAACCAAAAATTCACTAGATCAAAATGATGGGTAGATTTATGAACAAGAAGCCCGCCGCTATTGTGCTTATTTCGATGCCATCTTCTGAAATAATCTGCCCCGTGTTGCGTATTTAACAGCCATTCGAAGTGGATAGAAAACACATCACCAATCACATCACTTTCTATCAGTTCCTTTATCTTCGTGTGATACGGTGCATAACGATAATTAAAAGTGACTCGCAGGCTTCTTCCCGTCTGTTTTTGGACCGTTATTATTTCTTGAGCTTTTTCCTCATCGATAGTCAGAGGTTTTTCGCAAATAACATCATATCCTTTTTTCATTGCACGAATGATATAATCATGATGCGTTCGATCTACTGACGTAATAATGACTTCAGCCGGCCGTACGTCATCCAGTAGTTGCTCAAATTGTGATGGCATACATGTCTTTACTTTTTTCTGTCCATACTTGTTCACAAGTATCCGATTTGCATAATCCATCCTTGTTTGAGATACATCACAAAAACCGACTAGTTCACAAGTTTGATGATACGTAGAGGCAATTGCCTCATAAAAAAAACGCGCTCTCCCACCAAGTCCGACTTGTACATATTTTTTCTTCATTTAAAGTCATTCTCCTTTTCTTTTAAGCAAAATACTGTGACAAATGGCAGCCCTGGATACAGTAATGCAGTGAGTAAAAAATCATGCTGTATACACCAGAACAGTCCATACAAAAGGCATAAATACCACAGAAACCCCT is from Enterococcus faecium and encodes:
- a CDS encoding Gfo/Idh/MocA family protein; this translates as MKKKYVQVGLGGRARFFYEAIASTYHQTCELVGFCDVSQTRMDYANRILVNKYGQKKVKTCMPSQFEQLLDDVRPAEVIITSVDRTHHDYIIRAMKKGYDVICEKPLTIDEEKAQEIITVQKQTGRSLRVTFNYRYAPYHTKIKELIESDVIGDVFSIHFEWLLNTQHGADYFRRWHRNKHNSGGLLVHKSTHHFDLVNFWLNSRPQKVFAFGGLNFYGMHNAEKRGVEIFYSRCYGSELAKADPFAIDLSANEELREMYLEAEKDSGYIRDRSVFSDDISIEDTLGVTVKYETGAILTYSLNAYMPWEGFNVSFNGSKGRIEMKVIEKSYINAGGDKKDEGAAVLQSIHVYPMFGEPYEVIVEQEAGGHGGGDPRLLDDLFGEEKEEDPWNRAATHVDGILSILTGIAANHSIASGKAVVIDELVSLKE